A single window of Anopheles moucheti chromosome 2, idAnoMoucSN_F20_07, whole genome shotgun sequence DNA harbors:
- the LOC128299571 gene encoding UDP-glucosyltransferase 2-like: MRNLWHIVMKFITFLITWRVAAAGSLQLNNILYISAVASPSHFLWSQQLSKMLANNGHNVSLLSIYKEGKEHNLHFLKLDGVDEALSKDHTIDYLSMHSMSPAELLTSFADLEHLVCTHAITSKQLLNLLNYPKNFTFHLVIHDHLAGPCLLLLLERFHFPPLVMATASNIFSSVECILGSPMYPGIIPNYLLDTPPSFGYFHRLHSFMLKAYELLIKRYYSNPHIDRLVKSRFRNVSLVSRMESKAAIILMNSIDIFDPPEPHIWRVVNVGGLHISDPKPLRALFFPRRNTTYDKCVYISFGTNVKMCNLNNHIAQSIITTARLLPHIKFLWKIDTPSDEDIIPGNMITFDWFPQNDLLGSGTVDAFITHGGLLSVQEAIWYGIPMLGIPNYGDQYQNVRRIERMGIGKKLLLADVNQDSLKNHLLDVINEERYKQSATAVSRIIRDKHTTVITPQRKALWVVDWVLRNHNKTLNMLDDLNDVGYIQKYSIDVLSTIILMICLVISLVYRSTVGFVCFLSKINFSVKSSRKTKTG; the protein is encoded by the exons ATGAGAAATTTATGGCACATTGTGATGAAATTTATCACATTTCTGATAACGTGGCGTGTGGCAGCTGCAGGTAGTTTGCAGCTCAACAACATTCTCTACATAAGTGCCGTTGCATCTCCGAGTCACTTTCTATG GAGTCAACAGTTATCGAAAATGCTTGCCAATAATGGACATAACGTTAGCTTACTAAGCATCtacaaagaaggaaaagaacacAATCTGCACTTTCTTAAGCTGGACGGAGTTGACGAAGCGCTATCAAAGGATCATACCATCGATTATCTTTCAATGCACTCGATGTCCCCGGCAGAACTGTTGACATCATTTGCTGACCTTGAACATTTGGTTTGCACACATGCAATTACATCAAAGCAATTGTTGAATTTGCTCAACTATCCAAAAAACTTCACATTTCATCTGGTTATTCACGACCATCTTGCAGGCCCGTGTTTGCTATTACTTCTTGAACGATTCCACTTTCCCCCTTTAGTGATGGCAACTGCATCTAATATTTTTTCGAGTGTGGAATGCATCTTAGGATCGCCCATGTATCCTGGGATTATTCCTAACTATCTGCTAGATACACCACCGTCGTTTGGATATTTTCACAGATTGCACAGTTTCATGTTAAAAGCATACGAATTGTTAATCAAACGATATTATAGCAATCCCCACATTGACCGGTTAGTTAAAAGCCGCTTTCGAAATGTATCTTTGGTTTCACGCATGGAATCGAAAGCTGCAATTATTTTGATGAATTCCATAGATATTTTCGATCCTCCGGAACCTCATATTTGGCGTGTAGTAAACGTTGGAGGATTACACATAAGTGATCCAAAGCCTTTGCGGGCGTTGTTCTTTCCACGACGAAATACAACGTACGATAAATGTGTTTATATATCTTTTGGAACCAATGTAAAGATGTGTAATTTGAACAATCACATAGCTCAAAGCATAATTACGACAGCACGATTGTTGCCACATATAAAGTTTTTGTGGAAAATCGATACTCCTTCAGATGAAGATATCATCCCAGGAAATATGATAACCTTCGATTGGTTCCCTCAAAACGATCTTCTAGGCAGTGGAACGGTTGATGCATTTATCACACATGGTGGGCTTCTGAGTGTGCAAGAGGCAATTTGGTACGGTATACCTATGCTGGGTATTCCTAATTATGGAGACCAATATCAAAACGTTCGGCGAATCGAACGAATGGGAATAGGCAAAAAGTTGCTTCTCGCAGATGTCAACCAAGATTCATTAAAGAACCATTTGCTGGACGTGATAAACGAGGAAAG GTACAAACAGAGTGCAACAGCTGTGTCACGAATCATTCGTGACAAACAtactactgt taTAACACCGCAGAGGAAGGCACTTTGGGTTGTGGACTGGGTGCTAAGAAATCAcaataaaactttaaacatGCTTGATGACCTAAATGATGTGGGATACATACAAAAGTATTCGATTGACGTATTATCCACCATCATACTAATGATTTGTTTGGTCATTTCATTGGTATATCGATCGACGGtgggatttgtttgtttcctatcaaaaataaatttctCTGTCAAAAGTAGTAGGAAAACGAAAACTGGTTAA
- the LOC128299569 gene encoding protein kinase C-binding protein NELL1-like yields the protein MTKQLWNCDTSWRCVQALAVILTILLLPGTGGALDPGIDLLDALNLHSNLSQYPGVTITPSRVFHLSGLDRNLVLPAAVFHRAVEQMKKSPEFTFSVVLKQEQSNSGTIISFSNGINRYLELQSSGRRDEIRFHYTHITAAGATQILTETFPYRLADDIEHKVSLTVSGTEMQLFIDCHPLYKRVTHFLPDRNFSASNMQLFVGQRNSNSHYLFKGEIKDLRLITGSYGYLSQCELMDAQCPTCGQFLELENALLELKQTMSLLTKRLVEAEKRVSYIEECDCKKSCLINGTTKNDGDAWDIGCSRCECKQGIVKCGPRPCPEVKCKHPVLKEGECCPVCLKSCYITKKDFEHGEIQILGCRNCSCVDGNMHCEFLQCPELKCPPEQQMSVTDECCKFCQGVDYCSKGHACHNNATCLNLNTKYTCTCRSGFHGDGYQCFDVDECTQQGGLNGNHCHLNTRCVNTFGSYICECLPGYRRQDKFNCVEMDECKSGEHNCHENADCINTLGSYHCQCKEGYTGNGRDCKPVCNQTCLNGGECRSPNVCTCRTGYIGESCEKDLDECATGLHRCKDTTDCVNMPGWYFCKCKAGFETKGKECVDIDECYLNTHSCHPTARCVNTAGHFKCECPAEGDPDCRLSCMFEDRELRDGDKVSPSNAPCKICTCSKGVISCVEPPCNCSSWRPGVVSELCCPQCDPKQSCQHQELQHVTFRSGEQWIYQCQTCECLYGEFDCWKLDCPPLTCDNPMPAGPADCCPRCPDDRCGFENLTKLIASNSAEEVGVGTTCLYGNHVYPPGPFKYPSRECTTCSCKVPYCALLVSNSACCVHRTAKSPVVTTITAVLLTIVVHYEWWKSLMRTIGSTLALLIINHRKQRPQRCWCTHSNSIIIYHTGLRRSIVYRKQLAGLAEITKQCQQTQQWQEMQLQLARQQHLKGAQLVVNNILITHQMKHQLRGLSLSAGLRSMQILVQNQPIHSMLQDPLQFQKQPAVLDISLKQVHHRATKTYCLRHRQKRIIYNIILTTEDLQLKLKADHPLGNNKHPTLLQQHHRPLQRIHTKNDHYCKCSQFSIRLVIWTVI from the exons gTGGTGCGCTGGATCCCGGCATCGATTTATTGGACGCATTAAATCTACACTCAAACTTGTCCCAATACCCAGGTGTAACGATTACACCATCCAGAGTATTTCATTTGTCAG GTCTCGATCGAAATCTTGTTCTTCCGGCTGCGGTTTTTCACCGGGCAGTCgagcagatgaaaaaatcaccAGAATTCactttttccgttgtcctCAAGCAAGAGCAGTCAAACTCTGGGACCATAATATCATTTTCCAACGGAATTAATAG GTATTTAGAATTACAATCAAGTGGAAGACGTGACGAAATACGTTTTCATTACACACACATAACAGCAGCGGGTGCAACGCAGATTCTAACGGAAACGTTTCCGTATCGACTAGCGGACGATATCGAGCACAAGGTGTCGCTTACAGTCAGCGGCACTGAAATGCAACTATTCATCGACTGCCATCCACTGTATAAAAGAGTGACACATTTTTTACCAGATAGAAATTTTAGTGCTTCCAATATGCAATTATTCGTCGGACAAAGAAACTCAAATagtcattatttatttaag GGAGAAATAAAAGATTTACGTCTCATCACTGGGTCTTATGGTTATTTATCTCAATGCGAGTTGATGGACGCACAATGTCCTACCTGTGGACAATTCTTAGAGTTAGAAAATGCTTTattagaattaaaacaaacaatgtcGCTGTTAACAAAAAGG CTAGTGGAAGCAGAGAAACGCGTCTCATATATTGAGGAATGTGATTGTAAAAAATCATGCTTAATAAATGGTACAACTAAAAATGATGGTGATGCCTGGGATATTGGGTGCAGTCGATGTGAATGCAAACAAGGCATAGTCAAATGTGGTCCAAGACCATGTCCAGAAGTTAAATGTAAACATCCAGTATTAAAAGAGGGCGAATGTTGTCCTGTCTGTTTGA AATCTTGTTACATTACTAAGAAAGACTTTGAACATGGCGAAATCCAAATCCTTGGCTGTAGAAACTGTTCGTGCGTTGATGGTAACATGCACTGTGAATTCCTGCAATGTCCCGAACTAAAATGTCCACCGGAACAACAAATGTCTGTGACGGATGAATGCTGCAAATTTTGTCAAG GTGTGGATTACTGTTCAAAGGGCCATGCATGTCATAATAACGCTACGTGTCTTAACCTTAACACCAAGTACACGTGTACCTGTCGTTCGGGCTTCCACGGAGATGGGTATCAATGTTTCG ATGTGGATGAGTGCACTCAGCAGGGTGGTCTTAATGGTAACCACTGTCATCTGAACACGCGATGTGTGAACACGTTTGGTTCGTACATTTGCGAATGTTTACCTGGCTACCGAAGACAAGACAAGTTTAACTGCGTGGAGATGGACGAATGCAAATCTGGCGAACACAATTGCCACGAGAATGCCGATTGCATTAACACATTAGGTTCTTACCATTGCCAATGTAAGGAGGGCTACACAGGAAATGGACGCGATTGTAAAC CCGTGTGCAATCAAACTTGCTTGAATGGTGGCGAATGCCGCTCACCTAACGTCTGTACATGCCGCACGGGATACATTGGTGAATCGTGTGAAAAAGACCTGGACGAGTGTGCAACAGGTCTGCATCGATGTAAGGACACGACGGATTGTGTAAACATGCCGGGCTG GTACTTCTGCAAGTGCAAGGCTGGATTCGAAACCAAAGGCAAAGAATGTGTAGATATAGATGAGTGTTACCTCAATACGCATAGCTGTCATCCGACAGCCCGGTGCGTTAACACAGCGGGACATTTTAAATGCGAATGTCCGGCCGAAGGCGATCCGGATTGTAGATTAAGTTGTATGTTCGAAGACCGTGAACTACGAGATGGTGACAAAGTATCACCCAGTAACGCGCCATGCAAAATCTGTACCTGTTCAAAAGGTGTGATCAGCTGTGTGGAGCCTCCGTGCAACTGTTCTTCATGGCGTCCAGGGGTCGTCAGTGAACTATGTTGCCCACAATGCGATCCGAAACAATCTTGCCAGCATCAGGAGCTGCAACATGTCACGTTTCGCAGTGGCGAACAGTGGATATATCAATGTCAAACATGTGAATGTTTG TATGGCGAATTTGACTGTTGGAAACTTGATTGTCCTCCACTCACATGTGATAATCCGATGCCGGCCGGACCGGCAGACTGTTGTCCACGATGTCCAGATGACAGGTGTGGGTTTGAGAACCTTACCAAACTAATCGCGAGCAATAGCGCTGAAGAAGTCGGTGTCGGAACAACATGCTTGTACGGGAATCACGTATACCCACCTGGACCATTTAAATATCCGTCCAGAGAATGTACCACCTGCTCCTGTAAG GTCCCCTACTGTGCCCTACTGGTGAGCAATTCCGCGTGTTGTGTGCATCG AACGGCAAAATCACCTGTCGTTACGACGATAACTGCAGTATTGCTGACAATCGTGGTGCACTACGAATGGTGGAAGAGCTTAATGCGAACAATAGGATCAACCCTAGCTCTTCTAATCATAAACCATCGCAAACAGCGACCCCAAAGATGTTGGTGCAcccacagcaacagcatcatcatttacCACACAGGACTGCGGCGATCAATAGTTTATCGAAAACAGCTAGCCGGCCTGGCAGAAATAACAAAGCAATGCCAACAGACGCAACAATGGCAGGAGATGCAACTTCAACTAGCAcggcaacaacatttgaaagGAGCACAATTAGTAGTAAACAACATTTTAATCACGCATCAGATGAAACATCAATTGCGCGGACTTTCGCTATCGGCTGGTCTAAGATCAATGCAGATTTTGGTGCAGAACCAGCCGATCCACAGTATGCTGCAGGATCCATTACAGTTCCAGAAGCAACCAGCGGTGCTGGACATTTCACTAAAGCAGGTGCACCATCGGGCGACGAAAACATACTGCTTACGGCACCGGCAAAAACGAATCATTTACAACATAATCCTGACAACGGAGGATTTACAATTGAAGCTGAAGGCGGATCATCCTCTAGGAAACAACAAGCACCCAACACTGTTGCAACAACACCACAGACCCCTGCAAcgaatacacacaaaaaacgatCATTACTGCAAATGTTCCCAATTTTCGATTCGATTAGTGATTTGGACGGTGATTTAG